The sequence GTTACGCCGAGGACGCGCTGGTGGGAATCCAGGGCGACCGGCTGATCCTTATCCTTGGCGGGGTGCAGGACCGCGAAACCGCTTACGTGAAGCTGAGCGACATGTTCGCCCCGGGGCCGGTGGTCTACGGACCCGAGGCCAGTTCACTGCTGGAGGCCAGCGGCTCTGCCCAGTCCGCGTTTGCCGGCCTGACGGCGGCGCGGGCGTGGCCGTCAGCGCCGCGTCCGGTGGCCGCGGACGACCTGCTGCCCGAGCGGGTGATTTCCGGGGATGACGCCGCCCGGCGTTCCCTGGTGAAGAACATCTACCGGCCGCTCCTGGCTGCCTCCAACGGCCTGGTCGAAACGCTGGGAACCTACCTGGAGCTGGGCCATTCACTGGAGGCCACCGCCCGGGAACTCTTCGTCCACGCCAACACAGTGCGCTACCGGTTGAAGCGGGTCTGCGACGTCACGGGGTGGGACCCGTTGCTCCCGAGAGAGGCCTTCGTGCTGCAGGCGGCACTGGTGGTGGGCCGGCTTTCAGCGCCGCCGAAGGCCGCCACGGAGCGCCAGCCGTCCCGGAACCAGGCCTGAGGCATTGTAGACTTCCTACAATCTGACCCCGTGAGCTTGGTGCGGAGAAACACCGCTGGATCACACAGTAATTTGGAAAGCTGGTTACGTGCTTGCAATAGTCTGCCCTGGACAGGGCTCACAGACCCCGGGTTTTCTTGCCCCCTGGCTGGAACTTCCCTCGGTGGCAGGCCAGCTGGCCTCCCTGAGTGACATCGCAGGCATCGACCTGATAGCCCATGGCACCACCTCCGACGAGGAAACCATCAAGGACACTGCCGTGGCGCAGCCCCTGATCGTTGCTGCCGGGCTTGTCGCCGCGGCCTCCCTCTTCGATGTGGAGCTCAATTCCCTTCCTGTCATCCTTGCCGGCCACTCGGTAGGCGAGATCACCGCAGCAGCCCTGGCCGGCGTGCTGACCGAAGCGGAAGCCATGACGTTCGTGCGGGAGCGTGCCAACAGCATGGCGGCAGCGGCAGCCGCCACCCCCACCGGCATGAGCGCTGTGGTGGGCGGTGACCCCGCCGAGGTCCTGGCCGCCATCGAGGCATCCGGGGCTTCCCCTGCCAACGTCAACGGCGCCGGCCAGACGGTGGCGGCGGGCACCTTCGACCAGTTGAAGGCCCTCGCCGAGAATCCACCCGCCAAGGCCCGGGTTATTCCGCTTAAGGTGGCCGGAGCATTCCACACCAGCCACATGTCGCCCGCTGTTGATGCGCTCAAGGCGCTGGCGCCGACGTTGAACCCGGTGGCCCCCAAGGTGCCGCTGCTGTCGAATTACGACGGCGGCGAAGTCACCGACGGTGGCGCCGCCGTCGAAAGCCTGATCGCCCAGGTGTCCCGCCCCGTCCGCTGGGACCTGTGCATGGAAACCATAGTGAAGCGGGGCGTCACCGGCCTGATCGAACTGGCGCCCGCCGGTACCCTGGCAGGCCTTGCCAAGCGCGGCATGCCCGGCGTCAAGACCGTTGCTGTCAAAACCCCCGATGACCTGTCCGCCGCACTGGCGCTCTTCGCAGAACTGGAGGGCAACGCATGAGCGTTCCCACGCTGAAACAGGCTCCCATCCAGGAGCACACCCGCATCCTCGGCCTCGGCGCTTACCGGCCGGACGTCATCGTCACCAACGAGGACGTGTGCCAGTGGATCGATTCCTCGGACGAGTGGATCCGCCAGCGCACCGGGATCGTCACCCGCCACCGCGCTCCTGCCGACGTCAGTGTGATCGATATGGCCGAAGGCGCTGCCCGCGAAGCCATGGCCAAGGCAGGCATTGAAGCCTCGGAACTCGGCGCTGTCATTGTCTCCACGGTCACCCACCCGTACGCCACTCCCTCAGCCGCGGCCAGCCTGGCTGACCGCATCGGTGCCACGCCCGCGCCCGCCTTCGATATCTCCGCGGCCTGCGCCGGTTACTGCTACGGCATTGCCCAGGCCGATGCCCTGGTCCGGTCCGGCACCGCTAAGTATGTGCTGGTGGTGGGCGCCGAGAAGCTGTCCGACGTCATCGACAACCGGGAGCGCACCATCTCCTTCCTCCTCGGTGACGGCGCCGGCGCCGTCGTCGTGGGTCCTTCCGACACCCCCGGCATCGCTCCGTCCGTGTGGGGCTCGGACGGCAGCAGGTGGGATGCCATCGGCATGACCCGCTCACTGCTGGACGTCCGCGACCTGGGCCTGGCAGCCCGGCAGTCCGACTCCACGGGCGACCTCGCGCTGCTGGAGGAAGCCCAGGAGCTGTACCCCACCCTCCGCCAGGACGGACAGACGGTGTTCCGATGGGCAGTGTGGGAAATGGCCAAGGTGGCCCAGCAGGCACTCGATGCCGCCGGCATCCAGGCTGAAGACCTGGTTGCCTTTATCCCGCACCAGGCCAACATGCGCATCATCGACGAGATGGTGAAGAAGCTGAAGCTGCCCGAGACCGTTACAGTGGCACGGGACATTGCCGAGGCCGGCAACACGTCGGCTGCCTCCATCCCGCTGGCAACCCACCGGCTCCTTCAGGAGAACCCCGGACTGAGCGGCGGGCTGGCCCTGCAGATCGGTTTCGGAGCCGGACTGGTCTTCGGCGCACAGGTAATTGTCCTTCCCTAGATACGCCCAAGGGTCGCATCCGCGGCCCGGACCGTTTCCGGCAGCCCCTGCCGGCAATACAAGAAAAGGAGCCACCAATGGCTAGCAACGAAGAGATCCTGGCCGGCTTGGCTGAAATCGTCAACGAAGAAACCGGCCTGGCCCCGGAGGCCGTCGAGCTGGACAAGTCCTTCACCGAGGACCTGGACATCGACTCCATCTCCATGATGACCATCGTGGTCAACGCCGAGGAAAAGTTCGGCGTGCGCATCCCGGACGAAGAGGTCAAGAACCTCAAGACCGTCGGCGACGCCGTCAGCTTCATCGCCGGAGCCCAGGCCTAACACCAGGCTTTTCGCCGTCTCACGGCTTGGCAGGGCTGCCGGTCCGGAATGACCGGACCGGCAGCCCGCCGTTTTTATCCGGCGCAGAACCCCGACCGGGACTGGCCGATCATCAATATGTGCGGGACCCTGCGACAGGTGCAGGCGGATTCCCCACCGACGAAAGAGTGATCCCATGACGCGCAAAGTAGTCATTACCGGTCTGGGTGCCACCACGCCCATCGGCGGCGATGTACCCACGATGTGGAACAACGCCCTCAAAGGGGTCTCCGGTGCCCGCACCCTTGAGGACGACTGGGTCGCCAAGTACGAGCTCCCCGTCCACTTCGCCGCACGCTGCAGCACCCCTGCGCTGGACGTCCTCAGCCGTGTCGAAGCAAAGCGGATGGACCCGTCCACCCAGTTCGGCGTTATCGCCGCCCGCGAAGCCTGGGCCGATTCGGGCATCACCGAATTCGACCAGGACCGGCTGGCTGTCGCGTTTGCCACCGGCATCGGTGGCGTCTGGACGCTTCTTGATGCCTGGGACACGCTGAAGGAAAAGGGCCCGCGCCGGGTCCTGCCCATGACAGTGCCCATGCTGATGCCCAACGGTGTTGCTGCGGCCGTCAGCCTGGACCTCGGTGCCCGCGCCGGCGCGCACACACCCGTCTCCGCCTGCGCTTCCGGTACGGAAGCCATGCACCTGGGCCTGGAACTCATCCGCTCCGGCAAGGCGGACGTGGTGATGTGCGGTGGGGCAGAAGCAGCCATCCACCCCATGCCGCTGGCGGCCTTCGCGTCCATGCAGGCGCTCTCCCGCCGGAACGATGATCCCCAGGGCGCTTCCCGCCCCTACGACACCGCACGTGACGGCTTCGTCATGGGTGAAGGGGCCGGCGCCCTGGTCCTGGAGGCCGAAGAGCACGCCCTGGCCCGCGGCGCACGCATCTACGCTGAACTGGCCGGCACGTCCGTGACCGCCGACGCCTACCACATCACCGCCCCGGACCCCGAAGGTCTCGGTGCCACCCGTGCACTCAAGGCTGCCATGTTTGACGGCCGCATCCAGGCTGAAGACGTGGTGCACGTCAATGCGCATGCCACCTCCACCCCCGTTGGTGACAAGCCCGAGTACACGGCCCTGCGCGCTGCGCTGGGCACCCACGTGGACAACGTGGCCGTCTCGGCCACCAAGTCGCAGATGGGCCACCTCCTGGGTGCTTCCGGCGCGGTCGAGGCGGTCCTGACCGTGCTGGCCGTCCACGAGCGCAAGGCACCGGTGACCATCAACCTTGAGAACCAGGATCCTGAGATCCCGCTCGACGTTGTCACCTCCGCCCGTGACCTGCCTGCCGGCAGCATCGTGGCGCTGAGCAACTCGTTTGGTTTCGGCGGACACAACGCCGTGGTGGCCATCCGCAGCGTCTAGCCATGTCCGGGCAGCAGCCCGGAAACCCAAGGGAGGCCCCGCCAACAGGCGGGGCCTCCCTTTTTGTTGCTATGGAAGTGTTGCGGGGGACAGGCCACCGCGGGGACGGACGACGGCGGTCAGCCCACCTGGTGGAGCCAGCGCACCGGGGCGCCCTCGGCAGCGTGGCGGAACGGTTCGAGTTCCTCGTCCCAGGCCTCCCCGAGGGCGAGGGAGAGTTCGTGGTAGACGGCGGCCGGGTCTCCGGCGCCGGATTCGTACGCGTAGCGGATCCGGTCCTCGGACACCATGATGTTGCCGTGGACGTCCGTGACGGCATGGAAGATCCCCAGCTCCGGGGTGTGCGACCATCGGCCGCCGTCCACGCCCTGGCTTGGCTCCTCCGTGACCTCATAGCGAAGGTGCGCCCAGCCTCGGAGGCAGGACGCCAGTTTGGCTCCCGTGCCGGGGTTTCCGGTCCAGGACAACTCGGCCCGGAACATGCCGGGGGCGGCAGGCTGCGGGGTCCACTCAAGGTCCGTCCGCTTGTCCACGACGGCGCCAACCGCCCACTCAACGTGGGGGCACAGCGCCGTAGGGGCCGAGTGAACGAACAGCACACCGCGGGTCATTGCAACAGACATTCCATCCTCCATAGCTATAGGTACGTCTTCCCCAACGACCTCTGCCTGGATGGAACTGCCGTGCACTGCTCTGCGGTGGTGGTTCCTTGTGCATATTTAGATGTATCGAATAAAGCCGCGTCCGGACTTGCTGTGCAGCGCGAAGCTCAGGGAGCTTCAAGCCGCACTTGAAAGTTGCCGGACGTGACTCTTATTGTGCCGCACCCCGCAAAATTACGCCAGTGCGATTAGCCACACCGCTCAGGCTCTGGGATGCGCCTGCTGATAGCTCTTCCGAAGGCGGTCCACCGAGACATGGGTATAGATCTGGGTGGTGGCCAGGCTGCTGTGGCCCAGGATCTCCTGCACCGCCCGAAGATCCGCGCCCCCGTCCAGCAGATGCGTGGCGGCGGAGTGGCGCAGCGCGTGGGGCCCGGAAGCGGCAGTGTCCCCGAGCGCCTCGAAGAGGGTGTTGACCAAGGCACGGACCTGGCGCTGGTCAACACGTCCACCGCGCGCCCCGAGGAAAAGGGCGGGTCCGCTGCCGTCCTTTACAAGGATCGGGCGCCCCCGGCGGAGCCAGTCGTCAACGGCCACGGCGGCCGGAACCCCGAAAGGGACGGTGCGTTCCTTGTTGCCTTTGCCGACCACCCGGAGCGTCCGGCGGTCCGGGTCAAGGTCGTCGACGTCGAGGCCGGCAAGTTCCCCCACCCGGATACCCGTGGCGTAGAGGAGTTCCACCATGGCCCGGTTCCTCACGGCAAGCGGTCCGCCGTCCGCGGCCTGCGCCTCGAGTCCCTCCAGGATGCGGGTGAGCTGCGAGGCCTGCAGCACGCCCGGGAGGGATCCTTCCCGTTTAGGTGCCTTCAGGCGAAGGGCGGGGTCGACGTCAATGACTTCTTCCCTGAGCGCCCAGGCCGTGAACACCCGGGCCGTGGCGGACCGGCGCGCCAAGGTGGCCCGGGACGCGCCGGCTGAGCTCTGGGTCCCAAGCCAGCGGCGGAAAGTGCCCAGTTCAAGGTCCTTCAGTCCTGCCACGCCTTCCGAAGCCGCGTGGGCGAGGAGGCTGTGCAGGTCGCCCAGGTAAGCCCGCTTGGTGTGCTCCGACACTGCGCGCTCCCCCGACAGATAGCCGGCGAACGCGTCCATTGCCTTCCCGAGTTCCACGGGCAGTTGTTCATGTTCCACTCCTCTACTTTCCCAGCTGCGTGTGCTGCCCGGCGTGCTGACACGGTTACCCTTTGCCGCGTTTCCAGCCACCGCGCTCCGCCACGGCCAATCCCAGCAACCCCAGCCTGCCAAGACCTGCCCGGACGGAATCCTGCCCCAGTCCGGCCACGACCGAAAGCTTTTCCACCGACGTGGTGGAGCGCAGCGGCAGCGCATCCAGCAGGATCAGGTCCTCCAGGGTCAGCCCGTCCTGGACTGCCGCTTCTGAGGCCCGTTGCTCAGGCAGTCCTGTTCCGCTCGGCGAGGCGAGCTCGGCCACTTCCGCCGCATCGGTGACGCAGACTGCCCCTCCGTCCCGGAGAAGCCGGTGGCAGCCGGCGGAGTTGGCGCTGTGGACAGACCCGGGGACAGCGCCGACGGCGCGGCCCAGCGTCTCAGCGTGGTGTGCCGTGTTGAGGGCGCCCGACCGCCAGCGCGCTTCCACCACTACTGTCACCGCGGACAGGGCAGCTATCAGCCGGTTCCGCTGCAGGAAGCGGTAGCGGGTC comes from Pseudarthrobacter sp. NIBRBAC000502770 and encodes:
- a CDS encoding beta-ketoacyl synthase encodes the protein MTRKVVITGLGATTPIGGDVPTMWNNALKGVSGARTLEDDWVAKYELPVHFAARCSTPALDVLSRVEAKRMDPSTQFGVIAAREAWADSGITEFDQDRLAVAFATGIGGVWTLLDAWDTLKEKGPRRVLPMTVPMLMPNGVAAAVSLDLGARAGAHTPVSACASGTEAMHLGLELIRSGKADVVMCGGAEAAIHPMPLAAFASMQALSRRNDDPQGASRPYDTARDGFVMGEGAGALVLEAEEHALARGARIYAELAGTSVTADAYHITAPDPEGLGATRALKAAMFDGRIQAEDVVHVNAHATSTPVGDKPEYTALRAALGTHVDNVAVSATKSQMGHLLGASGAVEAVLTVLAVHERKAPVTINLENQDPEIPLDVVTSARDLPAGSIVALSNSFGFGGHNAVVAIRSV
- a CDS encoding ACP S-malonyltransferase, giving the protein MLAIVCPGQGSQTPGFLAPWLELPSVAGQLASLSDIAGIDLIAHGTTSDEETIKDTAVAQPLIVAAGLVAAASLFDVELNSLPVILAGHSVGEITAAALAGVLTEAEAMTFVRERANSMAAAAAATPTGMSAVVGGDPAEVLAAIEASGASPANVNGAGQTVAAGTFDQLKALAENPPAKARVIPLKVAGAFHTSHMSPAVDALKALAPTLNPVAPKVPLLSNYDGGEVTDGGAAVESLIAQVSRPVRWDLCMETIVKRGVTGLIELAPAGTLAGLAKRGMPGVKTVAVKTPDDLSAALALFAELEGNA
- a CDS encoding acyl carrier protein, yielding MASNEEILAGLAEIVNEETGLAPEAVELDKSFTEDLDIDSISMMTIVVNAEEKFGVRIPDEEVKNLKTVGDAVSFIAGAQA
- a CDS encoding tyrosine recombinase XerC; the encoded protein is MDAFAGYLSGERAVSEHTKRAYLGDLHSLLAHAASEGVAGLKDLELGTFRRWLGTQSSAGASRATLARRSATARVFTAWALREEVIDVDPALRLKAPKREGSLPGVLQASQLTRILEGLEAQAADGGPLAVRNRAMVELLYATGIRVGELAGLDVDDLDPDRRTLRVVGKGNKERTVPFGVPAAVAVDDWLRRGRPILVKDGSGPALFLGARGGRVDQRQVRALVNTLFEALGDTAASGPHALRHSAATHLLDGGADLRAVQEILGHSSLATTQIYTHVSVDRLRKSYQQAHPRA
- a CDS encoding DUF3145 domain-containing protein: MSVAMTRGVLFVHSAPTALCPHVEWAVGAVVDKRTDLEWTPQPAAPGMFRAELSWTGNPGTGAKLASCLRGWAHLRYEVTEEPSQGVDGGRWSHTPELGIFHAVTDVHGNIMVSEDRIRYAYESGAGDPAAVYHELSLALGEAWDEELEPFRHAAEGAPVRWLHQVG
- a CDS encoding beta-ketoacyl-ACP synthase III; protein product: MSVPTLKQAPIQEHTRILGLGAYRPDVIVTNEDVCQWIDSSDEWIRQRTGIVTRHRAPADVSVIDMAEGAAREAMAKAGIEASELGAVIVSTVTHPYATPSAAASLADRIGATPAPAFDISAACAGYCYGIAQADALVRSGTAKYVLVVGAEKLSDVIDNRERTISFLLGDGAGAVVVGPSDTPGIAPSVWGSDGSRWDAIGMTRSLLDVRDLGLAARQSDSTGDLALLEEAQELYPTLRQDGQTVFRWAVWEMAKVAQQALDAAGIQAEDLVAFIPHQANMRIIDEMVKKLKLPETVTVARDIAEAGNTSAASIPLATHRLLQENPGLSGGLALQIGFGAGLVFGAQVIVLP